Proteins encoded by one window of Epinephelus moara isolate mb chromosome 18, YSFRI_EMoa_1.0, whole genome shotgun sequence:
- the LOC126405964 gene encoding methionine-R-sulfoxide reductase B1-A-like — MSYCSFFGGEVYKDHFETGIYVCSKCDHQLFTSRSKYEHSSPWPAFTETIHENSVSKHKERPGAYKVRCGKCGNGLGHEFVNDGPAKGLSRFUIFSSSLKFVPKDKVDGQ, encoded by the exons ATGTCGTATTGCAGTTTCTTCGGTGGAGAGGTCTATAAAGACCATTTCGAAACAG GGATTTACGTGTGCTCCAAGTGTGATCACCAGCTGTTCACCAGCCGCTCCAAGTACGAACACTCGTCCCCCTGGCCGGCCTTCACAGAGACCATCCATGAGAATAGTGTATCTAAACATAAGGAGAGACCTGGGGCATACAAg GTACGATGTGGGAAATGTGGAAATGGACTCGGCCATGAGTTTGTGAATGATGGGCCAGCCAAAGGCCTGTCTCGCTTCTGAATATTCAGCAGCTCACTGAAGTTCGTCCCTAAAG ATAAGGTTGATGGGCAGTAA